The genomic segment CAGATACTCAAGTATGTTGAATACCAAGGTCGCCAGGATTCAGGACAAGCGAAGCTTGAAATATAAAGAACCACGCGCTTGCGCGTGGGTATCTATAAGGTCAAGCCACGAGTTTTCGAAAGAGAGTGCCGCTCCGCCGGGCGGGTGTCTGGAAAGGGATATTCAGGGCGGTCACGATATCCGGCAGGATCATGCGGGTGGCGCTCAGCGAGCTTTCAGCCAGACATACTGCTACAAGCGTACGGGAGCCCTGCTCTGCTTCTTGCGTACAGTATAAAGAACGTCTTTAGTTCAGTCCCAATCTATCCATATGAGGCAGGGCGTTTGAAATTCTATGATGCTCTGCCTTTTATTAGGTCTCGAGTCTGGGCGCGGCTGGCGCCGTTTTAATGCCGGATATAAACATGGCGGCCAGCACGCAGGCGGCTCCGCCCAGTATACGCGGTGTCAGTTGGTTACCGCCGATGAACACGCCGAACAGCCCGGCAAATACGAGTTCCATGGTCATCACCACCGCTACGCGTGTCGGCGATACCAGGGATTGCGCCCAGGTCTGGACTAGGAAACCGGCTGCCGTGGCGAGGACGGCGGTGAGGGCCACTGCCCCCCAGACGCTGCCGTCCGGTGGAAGGGCGATACCGCCGGGAACTGCGATTGCCAGGGATATAACCGCCACCACGCCTATTTGTACGACCGCAAAGCTGTAAGTATCGTACTTTGCCGACCACTCCCCCAGCCCAACTATTTGCAGGGCGAAAAAGAGGGCGCAGACCAGCGTCAACAGCTCACCAACTCCTACAGACCATCCGTTCAGGCTGATAAGTCCCAGGCCGACTGTAGCCAGCACCACGGCGATTATGGTGTTGCGGTTGGCTCCGCGCCGGAACAGCACCCAAGACATGACCGGCGTGAGAACTACGAACATACCCGTAATAAAACCCGAGACGGAGGCCGAAGTATACTTCAGGCCGTATGTCTGCGTGATATAACCCATCCCCAGCATTACGCCCAGCCCCGCAGCCCGCATGAATCCTGCCCGGCTCATGCCGCGCAGGCAGGTCGGGCGGATGGCGAGCATCACCAGAGTAGCTGCCGTAAACCGCACCGCCAGGAAGTCCATCACGGGCATGCGTTCCACCGCATCCTGCACCACCAAGAAGGTGCTGCCCCAGACCGCGGTTATGGCGAGCAGCGCAACCAGCGCTATGGTCGGTGACGATTTCCATTTTGCAGACATCAGGCAATACTCCGTTACTATCTGGACTATTTCCGGACTCGCAGGCATCCATTGTCTGCAAAATCGGGTTCATTATAGTAGCAGGATTGAATGCTTTTTTGCTAGTTATGTTGTAAAAAAGCTGTTATCAGAGGAGCTGTTTTATCGAAACGACCAAAAGTGTTGGGTCCTCTTGGAGATAAACCCCCTCTCTATTAGCAGCCCGGTTGTCAGCTAATTTTCATGATATGTCTATATCTTTATTCTGCTTTGGTAAGAGTTTGGTAATAGGTCATGTGCTAGCATTACGAAAGAAGTGAAAGCATTCACCAGAACTGTTCATAAACGGTGGAGACAATTACCCATGATTGTGGGAGTGGCGAAAACTGCATCAATCTTGCAGGGTATACAGGAAAGGATATGAATAAGCAATTATTTATTTTCTCGTTAATAATAACGCTTTGTGGTGTGTCTCTCTTTTTTATGGGCGGTTCACCTTGTCTTCACATTGGTGTTACGAATGAAACTGGCGAAATGCTATCCATACACGTAGTGATTGAACAGGCTAACTACCAACTCGTTGTAAATCCAGTGGCCCCAAGCTCGACTTTTAAGGGAAACTTGAAAGTATCAGTAGCGAACGCTAAAGATATAGAGGTGTTTGCTGAAAACGGACGGGGCGACATCGTGTTCAATAAATACTACACCATAGAAGAATTTTTGTGCGCAAATTGCTGCGTTACAATTACTTCTTCTCAATAAAATTTCAGATAGAACAAAGTAAAATAACTCCAACTCAGATTAGAGAAGTACCCATACTTCGCGAGCTGCCGCAGGCCGGCGGCACCGCCATACAGGACTTACTATACATCTGGGACGCCTCTGGCAACATGGCTACCAGGGTGAATGCGCCTGCTCTTGAGACTGAGAGCTTCACCTATGACTTCCTCGACCGGCTCACGGCGGTCTCCAATGCATACACCCAGAGCTACGCCTACAACCAGATAGGCAACATCACATCAATGAACGGAACTTCTTACACATACGGCACCAAGCCTCACGCGGGAAAATTAAAACTGAATAGAACACAGAGATGGCCCTGGTTAGAAGAGGACGGCAACAATAACGTGATGCGTGTTGCTTAAACGCGGGCGGCCAGCCACTCCTTCATATCGGCAAAAACGACGGCGCGTTCGGGCTCGTTGAATATCTCATGGAAAAGGCCTTCGTAGCGCTTGAAAGTCTTGTCGCTGGACGAGACGCCGTCGAATATCGCCCTGCTGCCCTCCGGGTTGGAGAGGCGGTCTTCCGCCCCCCTGAATGATGAGGATGGGAAGTTTAATTGTCTGCATCCGGGGCGGTATGGCGTTCTCGATGGCGTGAAGTATCTCGGCACCCAGACGGGCGCTGATTTTGCCCGTATACACCAGCGGGTCGTTCACATACGCAGTGACAACCGCCGGGTCTTTGCTGATAGACGCGGCATCCAGGCTGCTGACTCCAACTCCCGGCGCAAGATGTGAGGCGATGCGGGCGAGCAGCTTATCGCGCCTGGTTATGCTGGAGCCGGCTTTAAGGGTCGGGGCTGATAGGACGAGCCCTGCCAGCTTTCCCTGGTGAGCCTCAGCGTAAGCTGTGGCGATAGTCCCACCCAGGCTGTGGCCGACCATGAAAATCTTAACCACCGGATATTCACTTCGTACGATATCGACGTAAGTATTCAGGTCTTCCACATAGTCGTTGAAGCGGTTGACGTAGCACCTTTCTCCTTCGGAATGGCCGTGTCCGCGGTGGTCAGGAGCGCATACGATAAATCCTGCGGGCACGAATTCATTCACGATGTTCAGATACCGCCCGCTATGCTCAGCCAGGCCGTGCACTAGCAGCAATACCGCGCGGGGCTCGGTAGGAGGTGCCCAGCTCTGATAGAAGAGCCGGATGCCTCCTTTGCCTGTAAAATGGCCTGCGTGATGCTCGATTGTCACGCTTTTATGCCTATGAGGTTTTGCTGTTTTTTACAGTCTTGACGCTTTTAGGAGCGCTTTTCCTCGCAGCCGGAGCGCTGGCAGCTTTTTTCTGAGGCGCTGCCGGTTGGGCTGCTTTAGGAGCGGTTTTCATGATAGCGGCAGCGGCATTGGCGGCTGGCGCTGCCTGAGTCGCCTGCGGTTTGACGTCAGAATCGGACATCCCTTTATTTTTCAAATAGTCTACGGCATCCTGCACAGTTTTGATTTTAGCGGCATCGTCGTCGGGGATCTTGACCGGCTTTTCCGCCGTGCTGAATTCCTCTTCCAGTCCCATGATGAGCTCAACCAGGTCCAGCGAGTCCGCCCCCAGGTCGTCGGTAAAGCTGGCGGACGGGACCACCGCTTCCTCTTTGGCGCTCAGACGCGCTGTGGTCACCTTGGTAACACGTTCTAAAATAGTCGGCAAGTAAGTCTCCTTTTCTTTTTAGCTATTTAAATTTTTAGATTGACTTTATTTCAATGGGTTTAGCTTGGCCGTTGGCATATCCCGTTAAACCTGAACCGGTTGCGCAGCGGCGGTGGACATGCTGTCGTTCAGAAAACGCGCCAGCATCTCGCCGAACTCGCGGCGCGCCGCGTTCGAATATCCCTTGCCCAGAGAAGCGAAGAGTTTTTGAACTGTGGTAAGCCGCTTAAGACGGTAGACGTTGGCGCCGCAAAAAGCGAAACCGGCGGAAAGGTGTCCCCTTTGCGCGTTCACCAACGCGTGGAAGATACAGTAGGGACTCTCGAGGTAGTTACAGGTCTTGACGCAGTGGCAGTAGCAGCGGAAGGGCTTCTTCTTGCCGGCCTTCACATCGTCCAGATAGGCGTTGTTGATGGCTCTTCCCGGCATGCCCACCGGACTTTTGATGATAGTGACATCCTCTTTTTTAGCCTTGAGGTAGGCTTCTTTAAAGGCCGGGGAGGCGTCGCATTCCTCGGTGACCACGAAGCGTGTGGCTATCTGCACGCCGCTGGCTCCCAGGCGGATGAATTTATAGATGTCAGCCCCTGTAAAAATGCCCCCTCCCGCGATGACGGGGATGGGCCTCTCGGCGATGGGCACAAAGGCCTGGACTTCCTGGATGACCGACGGAACCAATTTTTCCAGCCGGTTTTCCGGCAACTCGAGCTCGTCGGGCTTGAAACCCAGATGTCCGCCAGCCAGCGGTCCCTCCACCACGAACCCGTCAGGCAAGTAGCCGAAATCCTCCAGCCACTTCTTGCAGATAATGCGGGCGGCGCGCGCCGAGGATACTATGGGCACCAGGCGCGTTCGTCCTTTGAGGTCTACCAGCCCAGGCAGCGCCAGCGGCAGACCCGCCCCGCAGAAGATTATGTCTATGCCTTCGTCGGCAGCGGCTTTGACCAGCTCGGCGTAGTCCGTGAGCGCCACCATGATGTTGATACCCAGCACTCCCTGCGTCTTCTGTCGGGCCTTTTTAATCTCGTTGCGCAGGGCGCGCCGCGAGGCCACATCGTAGTTTTTGCTGAAATCGGGTTCGAAAAAGCCTATGCCGGCGCCGCCGATGACGCCGATGCCTCCGGCGTTGGCCACCGCCGAGGCCAGGCCGGCAAGAGAAATGCCCACCGCCATGCCGCCCTGCACGATGGGAATGCGCGCCGTATGCTGGCCGATTTTGAGCGCCGGCATGCGGATAAGGCCGAGAGTATCGGCCAGGTTGTCATATTCCCGAGGGGAGGTGACCTGCGGTATGTCGCTTTGATTCTGCATTATTCTCAACTTAAAAAAGGCAATAATTCAGGCATCGATTGGTTTTATTTGAATTTAAGCATATTGTCGAAAGCTATGATAAAAGGCGTCAGCCGTTTTGTTTTTAATTACCATCCAAGTTTCTATACAATGCTGAACAGTATAGCATTGACCCGCTTACTAGTCCAATTCGATTATCCGGTTGCCATTGATATGCTCTGAGGATTATCGTTTATCCTCTCAGAGGATTGCGAATTTCTTGTGCGAACCGGACGAGACAGCAGGCGCGCAATAGTGCATAATGTCAGGTAAGAGGGGTTCGAGCCTTGAACGGTTATAAAAGCCTTTCCAAGTCCAAATATCTGAACGGCCTTCAGTGCCGCAAGCTGCTGTGGGTGTCGGTCAACGATTTCTCCAGACTGCCGGAGGTGGATGAGGCCACCCAGAACGTTTTCGACCAGGGCCATTATGTGGGCGAACTGGCGCAGGGGCTTTATCCCGGCGGGTTAAATGTCTATAGCTCAAGTATCAGCGAGAACCTGCGCGAGGCCAAAGCGGCGCTCGCCTCCCGCAAGCCGCTTTACGAAGCCGGCTTTTCGGCCTCCCGGCTTTTTTGCCGCGTAGATATCCTGAACCCCGCCGGGGACGAGGCCTGGGACATTATAGAGGTCAAGAGCGCCACCGAGGTTCGCGACGAGCATCTGCACGACGTGGCCTTCCAGCGGCACTGCTGTAAGCTGGCGGGGCTGATTATTGATCGCTGTCGCATCGTGTATCTCAACAAGGACTTCGTGAAAAGCGGCGCAATAGACCCTTCTCAACTGTTTATTACCGAAGACGTGACCGACAGGCTGGATGAATTTTCCTTTGGAATAGAGGAACGCATCGCGGAAATGCTGGAGCTTATTTCCTCCGCGGAATGCCCGGAGGAGGCCATCGGCCAGCGCTGCAACTCGCCTTACCCCTGCGCGCTTCAGGGCGAATGCTGGGCTTATCTTCCCGAGCATCACGTCATGACCCTTTATTACGGCAAGAAACTGGGCGAAGACCTGCTCGGCCGAGGTATCCTCAATATCGGCGATATACCGCAGGACGTCAAGCTCAATGCCAGGCAGCAGATTCAAAAGGACTGCGTCGTGTGCGGCCAGCCTCATATCGACCGGGCAGGGATAAGGGCATTCCTGGAAAGCCTGCAGTACCCGCTCTATTTTATGGATTTCGAGACCTTCATGACGGCCGTCCCCCTTTATGACGGCACCAGCCCGTACCAGAACATCCCTTTTCAGTTTTCGGTGCATGTGATAGAGCAGCCGGGCGCCCGCCCCGGGCATCATTCTTTTCTGGCAAGAGGGAAGGATGACCCCCGTCCTGATTTTCTGGCTGAGTTGAAAGAGTCTATCGGTCCCTCAGGCACCATTCTGGTCTATTACGAGGCCTTCGAAAAGAGCCGCCTCAAAGAGATGGCGGCGGCTTTCCCTGAGTACAAAGGCTGGATAGCGGATATATCGAAACGCATCATCGACCTGCTCACGCCTTTCAGGGATTTCAGCTATTATCATCCCTCGCAAACTGGCAGCGCTTCGCTCAAGAAGGTCATGCCCGCCGTCACCGGTATCAGCTATGAAGACCTCGAAATTTCTCACGGCGATATCGCCAGCCTCCGGTATATGCAGGCCACCTTCGGCAATGTCTCCGCCGAAGAACGCAACAAGATACGAAAAGACCTGCTCAAGTACTGCAAGCAGGACACCGGCGGCATGATACGTATAGTGGAGAACCTGACGCGCGAATCGCGTCGCTTGCTTTAGCCTCTGTCTGTTGAGCGTTTCCCAGTTCTAGTTCTGCTCGAA from the Dehalococcoidia bacterium genome contains:
- a CDS encoding DMT family transporter; translation: MSAKWKSSPTIALVALLAITAVWGSTFLVVQDAVERMPVMDFLAVRFTAATLVMLAIRPTCLRGMSRAGFMRAAGLGVMLGMGYITQTYGLKYTSASVSGFITGMFVVLTPVMSWVLFRRGANRNTIIAVVLATVGLGLISLNGWSVGVGELLTLVCALFFALQIVGLGEWSAKYDTYSFAVVQIGVVAVISLAIAVPGGIALPPDGSVWGAVALTAVLATAAGFLVQTWAQSLVSPTRVAVVMTMELVFAGLFGVFIGGNQLTPRILGGAACVLAAMFISGIKTAPAAPRLET
- the acpP gene encoding acyl carrier protein, translating into MPTILERVTKVTTARLSAKEEAVVPSASFTDDLGADSLDLVELIMGLEEEFSTAEKPVKIPDDDAAKIKTVQDAVDYLKNKGMSDSDVKPQATQAAPAANAAAAIMKTAPKAAQPAAPQKKAASAPAARKSAPKSVKTVKNSKTS
- a CDS encoding nitronate monooxygenase, with translation MPALKIGQHTARIPIVQGGMAVGISLAGLASAVANAGGIGVIGGAGIGFFEPDFSKNYDVASRRALRNEIKKARQKTQGVLGINIMVALTDYAELVKAAADEGIDIIFCGAGLPLALPGLVDLKGRTRLVPIVSSARAARIICKKWLEDFGYLPDGFVVEGPLAGGHLGFKPDELELPENRLEKLVPSVIQEVQAFVPIAERPIPVIAGGGIFTGADIYKFIRLGASGVQIATRFVVTEECDASPAFKEAYLKAKKEDVTIIKSPVGMPGRAINNAYLDDVKAGKKKPFRCYCHCVKTCNYLESPYCIFHALVNAQRGHLSAGFAFCGANVYRLKRLTTVQKLFASLGKGYSNAARREFGEMLARFLNDSMSTAAAQPVQV
- a CDS encoding DUF2779 domain-containing protein: MNGYKSLSKSKYLNGLQCRKLLWVSVNDFSRLPEVDEATQNVFDQGHYVGELAQGLYPGGLNVYSSSISENLREAKAALASRKPLYEAGFSASRLFCRVDILNPAGDEAWDIIEVKSATEVRDEHLHDVAFQRHCCKLAGLIIDRCRIVYLNKDFVKSGAIDPSQLFITEDVTDRLDEFSFGIEERIAEMLELISSAECPEEAIGQRCNSPYPCALQGECWAYLPEHHVMTLYYGKKLGEDLLGRGILNIGDIPQDVKLNARQQIQKDCVVCGQPHIDRAGIRAFLESLQYPLYFMDFETFMTAVPLYDGTSPYQNIPFQFSVHVIEQPGARPGHHSFLARGKDDPRPDFLAELKESIGPSGTILVYYEAFEKSRLKEMAAAFPEYKGWIADISKRIIDLLTPFRDFSYYHPSQTGSASLKKVMPAVTGISYEDLEISHGDIASLRYMQATFGNVSAEERNKIRKDLLKYCKQDTGGMIRIVENLTRESRRLL